Proteins from a single region of Streptomyces vinaceus:
- a CDS encoding protein-tyrosine-phosphatase produces the protein MSPEGRGIASGHTSGASHGWGDPHPAGAGGDTFRILHVSTGNVCRSPITERLTRHALAHRLGGIPAGDLIVESAGTWGHEGAPMEANAAAVLADFGADATGFTGRELLDEHVIRADLVLTATRDHRAQVISMGHSAGLRTFTLKEFTRLVRAIDPATLPPLDGGVAERARALVRAAAALRGWLLAPSPDADEVYDPYGAPITFFRSIGDEINQALDPVVTALTGVNARH, from the coding sequence GTGAGCCCTGAGGGGCGTGGCATAGCAAGCGGGCACACCTCCGGCGCGAGCCACGGCTGGGGGGACCCCCACCCGGCGGGCGCCGGCGGGGACACCTTCCGCATCCTCCACGTCAGCACCGGCAACGTGTGCCGCTCGCCGATCACCGAGCGGCTGACCCGGCATGCGCTGGCGCACCGGCTGGGCGGTATTCCGGCCGGCGACCTGATCGTGGAGAGCGCCGGGACGTGGGGCCACGAGGGGGCCCCGATGGAGGCGAACGCGGCGGCCGTGCTCGCGGACTTCGGGGCGGACGCGACCGGCTTCACCGGGCGCGAGCTGCTGGACGAGCACGTCATACGGGCGGACCTGGTGCTCACCGCCACCCGGGACCACCGGGCCCAGGTCATCTCGATGGGGCATTCGGCAGGGCTGCGGACGTTCACGCTCAAGGAGTTCACGCGGCTGGTGCGGGCGATAGATCCGGCCACGCTGCCGCCGCTGGACGGCGGGGTCGCGGAGCGCGCCCGAGCCCTGGTGCGGGCCGCCGCCGCCCTCCGGGGCTGGCTGCTCGCGCCGTCGCCGGACGCGGACGAGGTGTACGACCCGTACGGGGCGCCGATCACCTTCTTCCGCTCGATCGGCGACGAGATCAACCAGGCCCTGGACCCGGTCGTCACGGCCCTGACGGGCGTCAACGCCCGGCACTGA
- a CDS encoding F0F1 ATP synthase subunit B: MNLLVLAAETENPLVPPIPELVIGLIAFVIVFGFLAKKLLPNINKVLDERREQIEGGIEKAEAAQTEAQSVLEQYKAQLAEARHEAARLRQEALEQGTALKEELRAEGQRQREEIIAAGHAQIEADRKAASQALRQDVGKLATDLAGKLVGESLEDAARQSRTIDRFLSELEEKAEAAR; encoded by the coding sequence GTGAACCTCCTGGTTCTCGCGGCCGAGACGGAAAACCCGCTCGTTCCGCCGATCCCCGAGCTCGTCATCGGTCTGATCGCCTTCGTCATCGTCTTCGGTTTCCTCGCGAAGAAGCTCCTCCCGAACATCAACAAGGTTCTGGACGAGCGTCGCGAGCAGATCGAGGGCGGTATCGAGAAGGCTGAGGCCGCTCAGACCGAGGCCCAGAGCGTGCTGGAGCAGTACAAGGCCCAGCTCGCCGAAGCCCGGCACGAGGCCGCGCGCCTGCGCCAGGAAGCGCTGGAGCAGGGCACTGCGCTCAAGGAAGAACTGCGCGCAGAGGGCCAGCGGCAGCGTGAGGAGATCATCGCTGCCGGCCACGCCCAGATCGAGGCCGACCGCAAGGCCGCCTCTCAGGCGCTGCGCCAGGACGTCGGCAAGCTCGCCACCGACCTGGCCGGCAAGCTCGTCGGCGAGTCCCTTGAGGACGCCGCCCGCCAGAGCCGCACGATCGACCGCTTCCTCAGCGAGCTTGAGGAGAAGGCCGAGGCGGCCCGATGA
- the atpE gene encoding ATP synthase F0 subunit C gives MSQTLAAVTGSLSSVGYGLAAIGPGVGVGIIFGNGTQALARQPEAAGLIRANQILGFAFCEALALIGLVMPFVYPSS, from the coding sequence ATGTCCCAGACCCTTGCCGCCGTCACCGGCTCCCTCAGCTCTGTTGGTTACGGTCTCGCGGCCATCGGCCCCGGCGTCGGCGTCGGCATCATCTTCGGTAACGGCACCCAGGCCCTCGCCCGTCAGCCCGAGGCTGCCGGTCTGATCCGCGCCAACCAGATCCTCGGGTTCGCCTTCTGTGAGGCGCTTGCCCTCATCGGTCTGGTCATGCCGTTCGTCTACCCGAGCTCCTGA
- a CDS encoding MraY family glycosyltransferase, translated as MREYLLTLCVTVAVTYLLTGPVRKFAIAAGAMPEIRARDVHREPTPRLGGIAMFGGLCAGLLVADHLHNLNGVFELSNEPRALLSGAALIWLIGVLDDKFEIDALIKLGAQMIAAGVMVIQGLTILWIPVPGIGNVSLTQWQGNLLTVALVVITINAVNFVDGLDGLAAGMVCIASAAFFLYAYRIWFGYGIEAAAPATLFAAILMGMCLGFLPHNMHPARIFMGDSGSMLIGLVLAAAAISITGQVDPDTMALFAGGERNATHAMLPVFIPLLLPLTIIAIPMADLVLAIVRRTWKGQSPFAADRGHLHHRLLELGHSHSRAVLIMYFWSGLIAFGAVAYSVHSASMWIVLAIVGLSAAGLVLLLLPRFTPRAPRWAEGLVPPRYRHRERAAEAAALDASGREPESVGPIRVGVSGVNGATAVGPRSRFPDRRKAESAR; from the coding sequence GTGCGTGAATATCTGCTGACGCTTTGCGTCACGGTCGCGGTGACCTACCTGCTCACCGGGCCCGTGCGGAAGTTCGCGATCGCGGCCGGTGCGATGCCGGAGATCCGCGCCCGCGACGTGCACCGCGAGCCCACCCCGCGGCTCGGCGGCATCGCGATGTTCGGCGGGCTGTGCGCGGGGCTGCTGGTCGCGGACCACCTGCACAACCTCAACGGCGTCTTCGAGCTGTCGAACGAGCCGCGGGCGCTGCTCTCCGGGGCCGCCCTGATCTGGCTGATCGGCGTCCTCGACGACAAGTTCGAGATCGACGCCCTGATCAAGCTCGGCGCGCAGATGATCGCAGCCGGTGTGATGGTCATCCAGGGGCTGACCATCCTGTGGATCCCCGTCCCGGGCATCGGCAACGTGTCGCTGACCCAGTGGCAGGGCAACCTGCTGACCGTGGCGCTCGTCGTGATCACCATCAACGCGGTGAACTTCGTGGACGGACTCGACGGCCTGGCCGCCGGCATGGTCTGCATCGCCTCCGCCGCGTTCTTCCTCTACGCGTACCGGATCTGGTTCGGGTACGGGATCGAGGCGGCCGCCCCCGCGACCCTGTTCGCCGCGATCCTGATGGGGATGTGCCTCGGCTTCCTGCCGCACAACATGCATCCGGCCCGGATCTTCATGGGCGATTCCGGATCGATGCTCATCGGCCTGGTTCTGGCCGCCGCGGCGATTTCGATCACCGGGCAGGTGGACCCGGACACCATGGCCCTGTTCGCCGGCGGTGAGCGCAACGCGACGCACGCGATGCTCCCGGTCTTCATTCCGCTTCTGCTCCCGCTGACGATCATCGCGATCCCGATGGCGGACCTGGTCCTGGCCATCGTGCGGCGCACCTGGAAGGGCCAGTCGCCCTTCGCGGCCGACCGCGGGCACCTGCACCACCGGCTGCTGGAGCTCGGGCACTCGCACAGCCGCGCGGTGCTGATCATGTATTTCTGGTCGGGGCTGATCGCCTTCGGCGCGGTGGCGTACTCGGTGCACTCCGCCTCGATGTGGATCGTGCTCGCCATCGTCGGGCTGAGCGCGGCCGGCCTCGTACTGCTGCTCCTGCCGCGCTTCACCCCGCGCGCCCCGCGCTGGGCCGAGGGCCTCGTGCCTCCGCGCTACCGGCACCGCGAGCGCGCCGCCGAGGCGGCCGCGCTGGATGCCTCGGGCCGGGAGCCGGAGTCCGTCGGGCCGATCCGGGTCGGAGTCTCGGGCGTCAACGGAGCGACCGCGGTAGGCCCCCGTTCGCGCTTCCCCGACCGGCGTAAGGCCGAGTCGGCGCGCTGA
- the prmC gene encoding peptide chain release factor N(5)-glutamine methyltransferase, with translation MNLLLAEVAQATQRLAAAGVPSPRFDAEELAAFVHGVKRGELHHVKDADFDARYWEAVARREAREPLQHITGRAFFRYLELQVGPGVFVPRPETESVVDWAIHAVRAMDVVEPLIVDLCTGSGAIALAMAQEVPRSRVHAVELSEDALRWTRKNAEGSRVTVHQGDALSALPELDGQVDLVISNPPYIPLTEWEYVAPEARDHDPEMALFSGEDGLDTIRGIERTAHRLLRPGGIVVIEHADTQGGQVPWIFAEERGWADAADHPDLNNRPRFATARKAMP, from the coding sequence GTGAACTTGCTGCTTGCCGAGGTGGCCCAGGCCACCCAGCGGCTGGCCGCCGCCGGCGTGCCCTCACCGCGCTTCGACGCGGAGGAGCTCGCGGCCTTCGTGCACGGCGTCAAGCGGGGGGAACTGCACCACGTCAAGGACGCGGACTTCGACGCCCGCTACTGGGAGGCCGTCGCCCGCCGCGAGGCGCGCGAGCCGCTCCAGCACATCACCGGCCGCGCCTTCTTCCGGTACCTGGAGCTCCAGGTCGGGCCCGGGGTCTTCGTGCCCCGGCCCGAGACCGAGTCGGTCGTGGACTGGGCCATACACGCCGTCCGCGCGATGGACGTCGTCGAGCCGCTGATCGTGGACCTGTGCACCGGCTCCGGCGCCATCGCGCTGGCCATGGCCCAGGAGGTGCCGCGCTCGCGCGTGCACGCGGTCGAGCTGTCCGAGGACGCCCTGCGGTGGACCCGCAAGAACGCCGAGGGGTCGCGGGTCACCGTCCACCAGGGCGACGCGCTGAGCGCCCTGCCGGAGCTGGACGGCCAGGTCGACCTGGTGATCTCCAACCCGCCGTACATCCCGCTCACCGAGTGGGAGTACGTCGCCCCCGAGGCCCGGGACCACGACCCGGAGATGGCCCTGTTCTCCGGCGAGGACGGCCTGGACACCATCCGCGGCATCGAGCGCACCGCGCACCGCCTGCTGAGGCCCGGCGGCATCGTCGTCATCGAGCACGCCGACACCCAGGGCGGCCAGGTGCCGTGGATCTTCGCCGAGGAGCGGGGATGGGCGGATGCCGCCGACCACCCCGACCTGAACAACCGCCCGCGCTTCGCCACGGCCCGCAAGGCCATGCCGTGA
- the atpB gene encoding F0F1 ATP synthase subunit A, which yields MSADLTQVLAFETDCHIFDGCGFPGPGLHSFLFEPLWGEAGTTSAYFNKPMLLALLGSVIIVAFFWAAFRKPKVVPGKLQMVAEAGYDFVRRGIVYETLGKKEGEKYVPFMVSLFFFVWVLNVWSIVPVAQFPVTAIIAYPAALALIVYFIWMSVTFKRHGFVGGFKNLTGYDKSLGGVLPLIMVIEFFSNVLVRPFTHAVRLFANMFAGHTLLLLFTIASWYLLNGIGIAYAGVSFIMVIVMTAFELFIQAVQAYVFVLLACSFIQGALAEHH from the coding sequence GTGAGTGCTGACCTGACGCAGGTGCTCGCTTTCGAGACCGACTGTCACATCTTCGACGGATGTGGCTTCCCCGGCCCGGGCCTGCACTCGTTCCTCTTCGAGCCGCTGTGGGGCGAAGCCGGCACCACCAGTGCGTACTTCAACAAGCCGATGCTGCTGGCCCTCCTGGGCTCGGTGATCATCGTCGCCTTCTTCTGGGCCGCGTTCCGGAAGCCGAAGGTCGTACCGGGCAAGCTGCAGATGGTCGCCGAGGCCGGTTACGACTTCGTGCGCCGCGGCATCGTGTACGAGACGCTGGGCAAGAAGGAGGGCGAGAAGTACGTCCCCTTCATGGTGTCGCTGTTCTTCTTCGTCTGGGTCCTGAACGTCTGGTCGATCGTTCCCGTGGCCCAGTTCCCGGTGACCGCGATCATCGCGTACCCGGCGGCGCTCGCGCTGATCGTCTACTTCATCTGGATGTCGGTGACGTTCAAGCGTCACGGCTTCGTCGGCGGATTCAAGAACCTGACGGGCTACGACAAGAGCCTGGGTGGCGTCCTGCCGCTCATCATGGTGATCGAGTTCTTCTCGAACGTCCTGGTGCGCCCGTTCACCCACGCGGTCCGACTGTTCGCGAACATGTTCGCTGGTCACACCCTGCTGCTGCTGTTCACCATCGCCAGCTGGTACCTGCTGAACGGGATCGGGATCGCCTACGCGGGCGTCTCGTTCATCATGGTCATCGTCATGACCGCTTTCGAACTCTTCATCCAGGCGGTTCAGGCGTACGTCTTCGTGCTACTGGCCTGCAGCTTTATCCAGGGCGCGCTCGCCGAGCACCACTGA
- the glyA gene encoding serine hydroxymethyltransferase, whose product MSVITPPSDLLRRQDPQMADVLAGEAQRQAITLQLSAAENFTSPAVLAALGSALANKYAEGYPGHRYHGGCEYADLAEGLAVERARALFGVEHANVQPHSGSAAVLAAYAALLRPGDTVLAMGLPYGGHLTHGSPANFSGRWFDFVGYGVDAETGLIDYQQVQGLARMHRPKAIVCGSISYPRHPEYSVFREIADEVGAHLIVDAAHPIGLVAGGAAPSPVPYADIVCATTHKVLRGPRGGMVLCGAEFAERIDRAVFPFTQGGAQMHTIAAKAVAFGEAAAPAFTTYAHRVVANARALADALAAHGFAVTTGGTDTHLITADPAPLGVDGPTARGRLAAAGVVLDTCALPYGDQRGIRLGTAAVTTQGMGEPEMTRIAALFAAALRGEGANTRAEVAELTRGFPPYGE is encoded by the coding sequence ATGAGCGTCATCACCCCGCCCTCGGACCTGCTGCGCCGGCAGGATCCGCAGATGGCCGACGTGCTCGCGGGGGAGGCGCAGCGCCAGGCGATCACGCTGCAGCTGAGCGCCGCCGAGAACTTCACCTCGCCCGCCGTGCTCGCGGCCCTCGGCTCGGCGCTCGCCAACAAGTACGCCGAGGGCTACCCGGGCCACCGCTACCACGGCGGCTGCGAGTACGCCGATCTCGCCGAAGGGCTGGCCGTCGAGCGGGCCCGCGCGCTGTTCGGGGTCGAGCACGCCAACGTGCAGCCGCATTCCGGTTCCGCCGCCGTACTGGCCGCGTACGCCGCCCTGCTGCGGCCCGGGGACACCGTCCTCGCGATGGGCCTTCCGTACGGCGGCCACCTCACGCACGGCTCGCCCGCCAATTTCTCCGGCCGCTGGTTCGACTTCGTCGGGTACGGGGTGGACGCCGAGACCGGCCTGATCGACTACCAGCAGGTGCAGGGCCTCGCCCGGATGCACCGCCCCAAGGCCATCGTCTGCGGCTCGATCTCCTACCCGCGCCACCCCGAGTACTCGGTGTTCCGGGAGATCGCCGACGAGGTCGGGGCCCACCTCATCGTGGACGCCGCGCATCCGATCGGGCTCGTCGCCGGCGGGGCCGCCCCCAGCCCCGTCCCGTACGCCGACATCGTCTGCGCGACGACGCACAAGGTGCTGCGCGGTCCGCGCGGCGGGATGGTCCTGTGCGGGGCCGAGTTCGCCGAGCGGATCGACCGGGCCGTCTTCCCCTTCACCCAGGGCGGCGCCCAGATGCACACGATCGCCGCCAAGGCCGTGGCCTTCGGCGAGGCCGCGGCCCCCGCGTTCACCACGTACGCCCACCGGGTGGTCGCCAACGCGCGGGCGCTGGCCGACGCCCTCGCCGCGCACGGCTTCGCGGTGACGACGGGCGGCACCGACACCCACCTGATCACCGCCGACCCGGCGCCGCTCGGCGTGGACGGCCCCACCGCGCGCGGCCGGCTCGCCGCCGCCGGGGTGGTGCTGGACACCTGCGCCCTCCCGTACGGGGACCAGCGCGGGATCCGGCTCGGCACGGCGGCCGTCACCACCCAGGGCATGGGGGAGCCCGAGATGACCCGCATCGCCGCGCTGTTTGCCGCCGCGCTGCGCGGGGAAGGCGCGAACACCCGCGCGGAGGTGGCCGAGCTGACGCGCGGATTTCCCCCGTACGGGGAGTAA
- a CDS encoding LCP family protein: MSEDSRGGGRRAAGRRRRKPPKRRRALVIAAWSAAGVVLLGGAGLGWFYFHLNGNLKTVDIDQALGTDRPQNVDNGSMDILVLGSDSRGGANSEYGPDDGGSARSDTAMIVHLYDGHKKATVVSIPRDTMVNRPACTTANGKTDRGSSRSQFNESFTIGGAACAVKTVEKMSGIRMDHYIEVDFTGFKKIIDNLGGVEVTTNKPIKDYGSHLDLPAGPNKLNGEQALGLVRTRKTVGDGSDLGRIQLQQAFMKALIKQVKGIGVFDNPKRLLDLADTGTKALTTDKSLGDVKSLMGFAQSLQGIDAQDMKMITLPVGPDPRDPDRVAPLAKESKMVWDALLAEQPVPAEATANSMGDKGSAGQIVQ; this comes from the coding sequence ATGAGCGAGGACAGCAGGGGCGGCGGCAGGCGTGCCGCGGGCCGGCGCCGACGGAAACCGCCGAAGCGCCGCAGGGCCCTGGTCATCGCCGCGTGGAGCGCCGCCGGCGTGGTCCTGCTGGGCGGGGCGGGTCTCGGCTGGTTCTACTTCCACCTGAACGGGAACCTCAAGACGGTCGACATCGACCAGGCCCTGGGCACCGACCGCCCGCAGAACGTGGACAACGGCTCGATGGACATCCTCGTCCTCGGCTCCGACTCCCGCGGCGGCGCCAATTCCGAGTACGGCCCGGACGACGGCGGCTCCGCCCGCTCCGACACCGCGATGATCGTCCACCTGTACGACGGCCACAAGAAGGCGACCGTCGTCTCGATACCGCGCGACACCATGGTCAACCGGCCGGCCTGCACGACGGCCAACGGCAAGACCGACCGCGGCAGCTCGCGCTCCCAGTTCAACGAGTCGTTCACCATCGGCGGGGCCGCCTGCGCGGTCAAGACCGTCGAGAAGATGTCGGGGATCCGCATGGACCACTACATCGAGGTCGACTTCACGGGCTTCAAGAAGATCATCGACAACCTCGGCGGCGTCGAGGTGACCACCAACAAGCCGATCAAGGACTACGGGAGCCACCTCGACCTCCCGGCCGGCCCCAACAAGCTCAACGGCGAGCAGGCCCTCGGCCTCGTACGCACCCGCAAGACCGTCGGCGACGGCTCCGACCTGGGCCGAATACAGCTCCAGCAGGCGTTCATGAAGGCCCTGATCAAGCAGGTCAAGGGCATCGGCGTCTTCGACAACCCCAAGCGGCTGCTCGACCTCGCCGACACCGGCACCAAGGCGCTGACCACCGACAAGTCCCTCGGCGACGTGAAGTCCCTGATGGGCTTCGCGCAGAGCCTCCAGGGCATCGACGCCCAGGACATGAAGATGATCACCCTGCCCGTGGGCCCGGACCCCCGCGACCCCGACCGGGTCGCCCCGCTGGCCAAGGAGTCCAAGATGGTCTGGGACGCCCTGCTGGCCGAGCAGCCGGTCCCGGCCGAGGCGACCGCGAACTCCATGGGCGACAAGGGCAGCGCCGGGCAGATCGTCCAATAG
- the prfA gene encoding peptide chain release factor 1, which translates to MFEAVEELVGEHADLEKKLADPSVHSDQANARKLNKRYAELTPIVATFRAWKQSAEDIETAKEFAVDDPDFAAEVKELSAQREELTEKLRLLLVPRDPSDDKDVLLEVKAGAGGDESALFAGDLLRMYLRYAERVGWKTEIIDATESELGGYKDVQVSVRTKGGNGATEPGQGVWARLKYEGGVHRVQRVPATESQGRIHTSAAGVLVTPEAEEVEVEINPNDLRIDVYRSSGPGGQSVNTTDSAVRITHIPTGVVASCQNEKSQLQNKEQAMRILRSRLLAAAQEAAEQEASDVRRSQVRSVDRSEKIRTYNFPENRISDHRTGFKAYNLDQVLDGDLDPMIQACVDADSAAKLASAH; encoded by the coding sequence ATGTTCGAGGCGGTCGAGGAACTGGTCGGCGAGCACGCCGATCTTGAGAAGAAGCTCGCCGACCCTTCGGTCCACTCGGATCAGGCCAACGCGCGCAAGCTCAACAAGCGCTACGCGGAGCTGACCCCGATCGTCGCGACCTTCCGTGCCTGGAAGCAGTCCGCCGAGGACATCGAGACGGCGAAGGAGTTCGCGGTCGACGACCCGGACTTCGCGGCCGAGGTGAAGGAGCTGAGCGCCCAGCGCGAGGAGCTCACCGAGAAGCTCCGCCTGCTGCTGGTCCCGCGCGACCCCAGCGACGACAAGGACGTGCTCTTGGAGGTCAAGGCGGGCGCGGGCGGCGACGAGTCCGCCCTGTTCGCCGGCGACCTGCTGCGCATGTACCTGCGCTACGCCGAGCGCGTGGGCTGGAAGACCGAGATCATCGACGCCACCGAGTCCGAGCTCGGCGGCTACAAGGACGTCCAGGTCTCCGTACGCACCAAGGGCGGCAACGGCGCCACCGAGCCCGGCCAGGGCGTGTGGGCCCGCCTGAAGTACGAGGGCGGCGTCCACCGCGTGCAGCGCGTTCCGGCCACCGAGTCCCAGGGCCGCATCCACACCTCCGCCGCGGGCGTGCTCGTCACCCCGGAGGCCGAGGAGGTCGAGGTCGAGATCAACCCGAACGACCTGCGCATCGACGTGTACCGCTCGTCGGGCCCCGGCGGCCAGTCCGTCAACACCACCGACTCGGCAGTGCGCATCACGCACATCCCCACCGGTGTGGTCGCCTCCTGCCAGAACGAGAAGAGCCAGCTCCAGAACAAGGAGCAGGCCATGCGCATCCTCCGGTCGCGCCTGCTGGCCGCGGCCCAGGAGGCCGCCGAGCAGGAGGCCTCCGACGTGCGCCGCAGCCAGGTGCGCTCCGTGGACCGCTCCGAGAAGATCCGTACGTACAACTTCCCGGAAAACCGGATCTCGGACCACCGGACGGGCTTCAAGGCGTACAACTTGGACCAGGTGCTCGACGGCGACCTCGATCCGATGATCCAGGCCTGCGTCGACGCGGACTCGGCCGCCAAGCTGGCGTCCGCGCACTGA
- the rpmE gene encoding 50S ribosomal protein L31 translates to MKRDVHPEYVETQVSCTCGASFTTRSTLTEGTIRAEVCSECHPFYTGKQKILDTGGRVARFEARFGKAAGSK, encoded by the coding sequence TTGAAGCGCGATGTTCACCCCGAGTACGTCGAGACCCAGGTCAGCTGCACCTGTGGCGCGTCGTTCACCACCCGTAGCACCCTGACCGAGGGCACCATCCGTGCCGAGGTCTGCTCCGAGTGCCACCCGTTCTACACGGGCAAGCAGAAGATCCTCGACACCGGTGGCCGTGTCGCCCGCTTCGAGGCCCGCTTCGGCAAGGCTGCCGGCTCGAAGTAG
- a CDS encoding L-threonylcarbamoyladenylate synthase, with protein sequence MARRYDCNDATDRKTGLREAASAVRRGELVVLPTDTLYGIGADAFSAEAVGDLLAAKGRGRNMPTPVLIGSPNTLHGLVTDFSEQAWELVDAFWPGALTLVAKHQPSLAWDLGETRGTVAVRMPLHPVAIELLTEVGPMAVSSANLTGHPAPEDCDAAREMLGDSVSVYLDGGPTPGIQPSSIVDVTGKVPVLLREGALTAEQLREVVPDLEVAP encoded by the coding sequence ATGGCCCGGCGATACGACTGCAACGACGCGACGGACCGCAAGACGGGTCTGCGTGAAGCCGCATCCGCCGTGCGCCGCGGCGAGCTCGTCGTGCTGCCCACCGACACCCTCTACGGGATCGGCGCGGACGCCTTCAGCGCGGAGGCCGTCGGCGACCTGCTCGCCGCCAAGGGGCGCGGCCGCAACATGCCGACCCCCGTCCTCATCGGGTCGCCGAACACCCTGCACGGGCTCGTCACGGACTTCTCCGAGCAGGCCTGGGAGCTCGTCGACGCCTTCTGGCCGGGCGCGCTGACGCTGGTGGCCAAGCACCAGCCCTCGCTCGCCTGGGACCTGGGGGAGACCCGCGGCACCGTGGCCGTACGGATGCCCCTGCACCCCGTCGCGATCGAGCTGCTGACCGAGGTCGGCCCGATGGCCGTGTCCTCGGCGAACCTGACCGGCCACCCGGCGCCGGAGGACTGCGACGCGGCGCGCGAGATGCTCGGCGACTCCGTGTCCGTGTACCTGGACGGCGGCCCGACCCCGGGGATCCAGCCGTCGTCGATCGTCGACGTCACCGGGAAGGTTCCCGTCCTGCTGCGCGAGGGGGCGCTGACCGCCGAGCAGCTGCGGGAGGTCGTACCCGACCTCGAGGTGGCCCCGTGA